Part of the Sinorhizobium sp. BG8 genome, GACGGCGGGCAGAGTGCCCGCAACAGCCTCTGACAGGAATGATGAGCCGCCCGCAGCGACCGCCGCGGGCGGCTCTTCTCGTCGAGGGAGGCGTTCTGGTGAAAGCCGCAAGCGGCGCCAGGCGACCCAGGCACCATGGCTCCGGCCCGCCCGTGAGCGTCACACCGGGCACTTGGCCGTTTCGAAATGCTCCGGCGTCTTCCCGTCCTTGAAGACCTCTGGATTCTTGTCGTAGGCCGGTCCGACGACCAGCGCCTTCGCCGGCAGCACGTCCTGGTCGAGATTGGAGATCACACTGGTCTCCAGCGTCTGCAGGACCTTGCCGTCCGGATCGGTCACGCGGATGGTCACCTTGTAGGGACGCTCCTTCTTGACGCAGGTCACGTCCGGACTTTCGAGGATCACCTTGTCGACCTTCGGAAAGAGCTTCTGGCTCAGCACGAGCGGGTCGCCGCCCGCCGGGTTCTCGAACTGGGCCTCGACCTTCGATCCCTCGGGCACCGGCACTGTGCGGTTAAGGGTGACCATGTAGGTCGCGTAGGCGAGGCGATAGTTGAAGATGAACATCTTGCCGGTGAGCTCGAGCGGGTTTTCTCCGCTCTGGCGCTGGCAGCCGGCGGCCAGGCAGGCGAGGGCGACCATCAGCAATATCCTCGATTTCATTGCACTGTCTCCTCGCGGTGACGGTAGTAGTGCCGGCTGGCCTTCACCCGGTTGCCGCAGACTGCCATGTCGCACCATGCGCGCGACCGGTTGCGACTGCGGTCGAGAAACAGCCACTGACAGTTCGGGCAGATCTTGAGCCGCTCCGGCTGCGGGTTGGCGGCAAGGAAGAGCGCCGAGCGCGCGGTCGCCGTGTCGAGCAAGCAATCCTTGTCTCCGCGGCTCGTGCGCAGTGTCGCCGATATCGCGTCGAGGAGGTCGGCGAGCAGCGCCGGATCGCCGTTGCCTGATGCTTCGGCCCGGAAATGGCGGTCGATCGCCTCGCGAAGGCCGATGAACCGCGCGCGACCCGCCGGGGGTACAGGAGCGACCGGTCCGTAGACATCCCGCTCGGCGCAATGGCGGTTCACACCGGCGGCGAAGGCATCCATCGCCGCCGCATCGGCGAAGCGGTCGATGCGCCGCGAAGCGTCCGGTCGCAGCACGACCGAGTTGGCGACGTCGAGCGCCAGAGAGCCGCCGGCGAAGCGGTGCGAGGTCCAGGAGAAGGTCATCGATCATCCTAACTGGTAAAATGCATAATACCAGTTATAGTGATCTTGTCACCCGTTGGATGCGCGCATGGCCTATCTCCTCCAGCAGTTCGCGAACGCCGTGCCGGTTGCCGCGCTCTATGCGGTGCTTGCCTTCGGCTATTCGCTGGCCTTCGCCGTCACCCGACGGGCGGACATCACCTTCGGCGCGCTCTTTGCCTTTTCCGCGCAGATGTTCATCCTGTTTTCCGACTATGCCTGGAACCGGCTGTGGCTGGTGCTGCCCGCCGCCCTCGCGGTCGGAGCGGTGGCGGCGGCCGTCTATGCCATCGGTGCCGCGGTCGTGGTGGCGCGTCACGTCATGCGACCGCTCGCCTTCTCGTCCGACAACACCGTCGTGGTCGCGGCGGTCGGTGTGGTGCTGGTGCTGATGGAGACTGCCCGGCTCGCCTCCGATACCCGCAGCCTGTGGCTTCCACCCTTTCTGAACACGCCCGTGGTGTTCTGGAACGATCCGGCCTTTCCGGTGACGCTGACCACGATCCAGCTCGCCAATGCCGGGATCATGTTCGCGGTGGTCGGTCTCGGCCATGTCTGTCTCGTGCGCTCGAGATGGGGAGGCGATGGCGGGCGGTATCGGAGGACCGGGAGGCTGCGGAGCTCTGCGGCGTCGACAGCGCCGGCGTCTACATTGCCGCCTACGGCACGGCTGCGCTGGTCGCGAGCCTGACGGGCATTCTCGCGGCTTCCTACTACGGCAACATGGATTTCGGAGCGGGCATGACCTTCGGCGTGAAGGTCCTGTTCATCGCCGCGATCGGCGGCCACGGCACTCCGCTCAAGGCGGCGGTCGGCGGCGCCGGTGTCGGTCTCGCGGAAACCTTCTGGAATGCCTATGCGGCGGCGCTCTGGCGCGACCTCGTGATCTTCTCGGTCCTGGTGCTCCTGCTCGTCATCTTCCGGCGCGAGAAGGCGATCCCCTGACCCGTATGCGGCAGTGGCTCTCGGATGACGTCGAGGCAAAGGCAGCCGAAACGCGGACGGCTCGGTCAGCGCCGCCACTTGTCGCGGGCGTGGTCGTCGGCGTCGCGGGCATCCACCCAGCCGCCTTCGGTGCCGTCACGCAGGTGTTCCTTCTTCCAGAAGGGCGCGGAGGTCTTGAGATAGTCCATCACGAAGGCAGCGCCGTCGAATGCGGCCTGACGGTGCGAGGCCGTGGCGATGACAAGCACGATGTTTCCGCCCGGCGCGATTGGTCCGACGCGATGGATCGCTGAAATGCCGGAAAGCTGGAAGCGTTCGATCGCCTCGTGGCAGATGCGACCGATTTCCGCCTCCGCCATGCCCGGATAGTGTTCGAGTTCGAGGGCCGCCAGCCGTCCGCCGTCGTCCCGGCAAAGCCCGGTGAAGGTGACGACCGCGCCGATCTCGGTACGGCCCTCGGTGAGGCGGCTCAATTCGCTTGCGGCGTCGAAGTCCTCGCGGCTGACGCGAACGATGACCGGAGCCTCGCGCCCGCCACCCATGATCAGCCTCCGGTCATCGGAGGGAAAAGCGCTATCTCGCGCGCCCCACCGATCGGCTCGTCATGCTCGACATGTTCCTGGTTGATCGCGACGCGGATGACGTTCTCGTGCTCCAGCGCCGCCTCGTATTCCTCGCCTCTCGTCTTGAGAAAAGCGATGAGGTCGCCTGCCGTCTTCACGGAGGCGGGAAGCGCGAGATCTTCCTCGCCCTTGCCGATCCTCTCTCGCACCCAGGCGAAATAGACGAGCTTGACCATCTCAATCGACCATATGCTTGGCGCCGGCGCGGAAGTAGTCGTAACCGGTATAGATGGTCAGGATGGCGGCGACCCACAGCAGGGTGATGCCGATTTCGGTCGTATAAGGCAGCACCTTGTCGCCGGCAGGGCCGGCCAGCAGGAAGGCGATCGCCACCATCTGCGCCGTGGTCTTCCATTTGGCGATCCGCGTGACCGGCACGCTGACCTTCAGTGCCGCCAGATATTCGCGCAGGCCCGATACCAGGATTTCGCGGCAAAGGATCGTGATCGCCGCCCAGAGCGACCAGCCGGCAATCGTCTGGTCGGCGGCCATCAGCAGAAGCACGGCGGCTATCAGGAGCTTGTCGGCGATCGGATCCAGCATCTTGCCGATATTGGAGGTCTGGTTCCAGATGCGGGCGAGATAGCCATCGAGATAGTCGGTGATCGAGGCGGCGATGAACAGGCCGAGACCGGTCCATCGGGCGAAATCGGAACTCTCGAGCCGACCCTCGATGAAAAAGCAGACGACGATCAGCGGCACGGCCAGAATGCGAGCGTAAGTGAGGAGATTGGGGATGTTGTATGCGCGCGATGCCATGGATTTTACATTTCTCTGCCGTTTGAGCGTAAATGATGGCTTTGCGTCGCCAACGTCAACTGTCCCCGCCGTCTTTTTTGGCTCCGATAGCGGCATAATTCCGGTGCGCGGAATACGTCTCCGCCGGCGCCGCGAAGGTCAGAGCAGGAAGTCGCTCTTGTAGAGTGTCATCGCGTCGTCGAGGTGGATCACGAAATCCGATTTCTTGTCCCCGTTGAGGTCGGCGTAAATGTAGGTATCGGAGGCCTTCTTGCTGTAGCGCAGTTCCCCCGCATCACCGGAATAGGACTTCGTTCCGATGAAGGAGAAGTCCTGGGTGCCGCTTCTGGTCGTATCGGCGTCGAGCGACCTCAGGTCGATGCGGTCGCCCTGCGAATGGGAAAAGTCGATGATCGTGTCGCGGCCGGAGGAGGCCGCCGTGCTGTCCGACTTCAGGTTGAACACGAAGGTGTCTGCGCCCGATCCGCCCGAAAGCTTGTCCGCGCCGCCGCCGCCCGTAATCTTGTCGTTTCCCGCGCCGCCCGAGATCGAATCGTTGCCGTTCTTGCCGTCGATGCGGTTGGAGCCGACATTGCCCACGAGCCGCTCGGAGGCGGAGGAGCCGGTAAGCGCCAGCGCGTCGCGGCCCAAAAGTTTCGCGCCGCTCGCGCCCGAGGTCAGCGTCAGAGATACGGAGCTCTCGATGAACTTGCCGTCCACGAGGTCGATCTTGGCATTCTCGCTGAGTACCTTCGCCTCGAGCTTCACGGCGGAGGATCCGGTGCCGAACGCCACCGAGTTGGTGCCGGCACTAACCTTCATCTGGTAGCCGCCGCTCGCGATGCTGTCCGTCGTCTTGCCCTCTGAGGAAATGCGCACGTCGTTGCGCCCTTCGCCGACCGAATAGAAATCGTCCCCGGAAGTGTCGTTGTAGATCACCCCCGTCAGGAAGATGGAACTGCCGGATTTGGCGAAGTTCTGCGTGACCATCGAGGCGTTGTAGGTGGTGCCGCCGGAGGTGAATTTGCCGGCGATCTGTCCGATGCCGATTTCACGAAAGCTCTCCTCGAGAATGTTCTCCCGGTGTCCGGCGCTCAGGAACAGGTTCTTGTGCTGGCTGATGATCGCAGACGTCAGGTCGAGCGACCCGGTCGTTCCCGTCCAGGCGATGTTTTCGCCGGTCGCCCACGAGCCCGTGAGTGAGTAGTTTGCCGCCTGCATGCGCTGTGTGGGTGTGGAGCCGCCCTTGCCGGTATGGCTGAAGGTGTCGGTATCGATCATCCATTGGCTGTGGCCGCGCGCGGAATTGATGAGCAGGTAGTTCATCGCCAGCGGTGCCTTCGTCGAGCCGCTGATCGTCCCTGAAGGAAGATTGTCGTTCAGGCTGATCCCGTACCGCTTGGCCTCCGTGATCGGATCGAGGCGCGCGCGGTTCACCAGTTCCAGCATCAGCTGTTCGCGTGCGGTCGGTTGTGCCATCGGCAGGATCTCCTCAATCTTCGCGGGCCGCGGTCTCTCTGTTCAACCTAAGCTAAAAGAGTGAATCAAACAAAGCGGTCGCAAGCGGCTTTCGCACTGCGAGATGGGCAAAATGGGGCGGATGGCGAATTTCGCGGCGCCGGGTTACTGCGTCGCGTCTTCGTGGAAGTGGCTGTAGACAAGGCGCGCTACGCTTTCCGAGATTCCCTCGACAGCCATCAGGTCGGCAATGGCCGCGCGGGAGACGGCTTTCGCCGTCCCGAAATGCTGGAGCAGCGCCCGCTTGCGCGTCGGGCCGATGCCGGAAATCTCGTCCAGCGGGTTCTTCACCATTTCCTTCTTGCGACGGGCGCGATGCGAGCCGATGGCGAAGCGGTGGGCCTCGTCGCGAAGCCGCTGGATGAAGTAGAGCACGGGATCGCG contains:
- the moaD gene encoding molybdopterin converting factor subunit 1, whose translation is MVKLVYFAWVRERIGKGEEDLALPASVKTAGDLIAFLKTRGEEYEAALEHENVIRVAINQEHVEHDEPIGGAREIALFPPMTGG
- a CDS encoding CGNR zinc finger domain-containing protein, producing MTFSWTSHRFAGGSLALDVANSVVLRPDASRRIDRFADAAAMDAFAAGVNRHCAERDVYGPVAPVPPAGRARFIGLREAIDRHFRAEASGNGDPALLADLLDAISATLRTSRGDKDCLLDTATARSALFLAANPQPERLKICPNCQWLFLDRSRNRSRAWCDMAVCGNRVKASRHYYRHREETVQ
- a CDS encoding CAP domain-containing protein, whose amino-acid sequence is MAQPTAREQLMLELVNRARLDPITEAKRYGISLNDNLPSGTISGSTKAPLAMNYLLINSARGHSQWMIDTDTFSHTGKGGSTPTQRMQAANYSLTGSWATGENIAWTGTTGSLDLTSAIISQHKNLFLSAGHRENILEESFREIGIGQIAGKFTSGGTTYNASMVTQNFAKSGSSIFLTGVIYNDTSGDDFYSVGEGRNDVRISSEGKTTDSIASGGYQMKVSAGTNSVAFGTGSSAVKLEAKVLSENAKIDLVDGKFIESSVSLTLTSGASGAKLLGRDALALTGSSASERLVGNVGSNRIDGKNGNDSISGGAGNDKITGGGGADKLSGGSGADTFVFNLKSDSTAASSGRDTIIDFSHSQGDRIDLRSLDADTTRSGTQDFSFIGTKSYSGDAGELRYSKKASDTYIYADLNGDKKSDFVIHLDDAMTLYKSDFLL
- the pgsA gene encoding CDP-diacylglycerol--glycerol-3-phosphate 3-phosphatidyltransferase, which codes for MASRAYNIPNLLTYARILAVPLIVVCFFIEGRLESSDFARWTGLGLFIAASITDYLDGYLARIWNQTSNIGKMLDPIADKLLIAAVLLLMAADQTIAGWSLWAAITILCREILVSGLREYLAALKVSVPVTRIAKWKTTAQMVAIAFLLAGPAGDKVLPYTTEIGITLLWVAAILTIYTGYDYFRAGAKHMVD
- a CDS encoding molybdenum cofactor biosynthesis protein MoaE → MGGGREAPVIVRVSREDFDAASELSRLTEGRTEIGAVVTFTGLCRDDGGRLAALELEHYPGMAEAEIGRICHEAIERFQLSGISAIHRVGPIAPGGNIVLVIATASHRQAAFDGAAFVMDYLKTSAPFWKKEHLRDGTEGGWVDARDADDHARDKWRR